The nucleotide window TCGATGCGACGTCTCCTGCCTGAGATGATCTGGTCGAGCGCCCGCTCGGGGTCATTGATGCTCGCATGGATCGTGCGGGCAAAGTCGTTTCCCGATCCCATGGGGATGACGGCGAGGTCAGGCCTGCTGTGGTGAGGCAATCTCATGAGGCCGTTGACCGCCTCGTGTATGATGCCGTCCCCACCCAGCACGATGAGGGTGTCCACCTCGTCCATGGTCGAGGCCAGCTCGCCTGCATGCCCGGCCCTCTTCGTCAGCGAGAGCGAGAACGAGGTCGTGGCGGAGGGGTGGGCGTCGAAGAAGCGCTGGACGCGCTCGGCGGCCGCAGCGCCTCTGCCGCTACGTGCGACAGGATTGGCGAGTACCCGGGTTCTTCCCAGTCTGAGTTGGGCCATGTCGTCTCCTGCTGGCAGAGGGGTGATACGGGCATGCCTTCGCAGGCCATTGTAGAGGGAGAGTCCAAGGGTCTGCAGCCCGCGACGCGCAACGCGTGGTCTTGCTAGGCAGGCGGCCCCCGCAGGGGCGCATGACATGGGGGCTGGGGCGCCCATGGCCGTTCGGCGGACCCAGCTCTCTTGCGATATAAAAAGTCAGAGGCCCTCAGCCTCTGACCCTTAGTCCTATGGAGCGGCGGACGGGACTCGAACCCGCAACAGGCAGCTTGGAAGGCTGCTGCTCTACCAATTGAACTACCGCCGCGCGTGGTCGGGGTGACTGGATTCGAACCAGCGACCCTCTGCTCCCAAAGCAGATGCGCTACCAAGCTGCGCCACACCCCGGAGCCGCGTGGAAAGTATACGCGAGGCAGAAGGGCAAGGCAACGGCAGGCCTCGAATTCGCATCGGGGATGTACAGATTGTTACACGGCGTCGTTTGGATGACCTTGCGCCAAGCCAAGTTTTATATTCTCCACGATGTGGCGCCGTCCCCGGCAGCGTGATGACGTCCGGAATTGGCAGTTCGAGAGGAGAAGCAATGAACTATTCCCAGAGGGTCATGGCGGAGCTCAGGGAGCGGTACGCCGACCAACCCGAGTTCATCCAGGCGGCGGACGAGGTGCTCGAGACCCTGCAGCCGGCGCTCGACGCCCACCCAGAGTTCGAGGAGGGCGCACTGCTCGAGCGTATTGTCGAGCCCGAACGTATCGTCATGTTCCGCGTCCCCTGGGTCGACGACAAGGGCAAGGTGCAGGTCAACCGCGGCTACCGCGTCGAGTACAACTCCGCCCTCGGTCCCTACAAGGGCGGCCTGCGCTTCAACCCGACGGTGAGCCTGGGCATGCTGAAGTTCCTGGGCTTCGAGCAGATCTTCAAGAACTCGCTTACCACGCTGCCCATGGGTGGTGGCAAGGGCGGATCGGACTTCGACCCCAAGGGCAAGTCCAACATGGAGATCATGCGCTTCTGCCAGTCCTTCATGACTGAGCTCCAGCGCCACGTCGGCCCAAACACCGACGTCCCCGCCGGCGACCTGGGTGTGGGCGGCCGCGAGATCGGTTACCTGTTCGGCCAGTACAAGCGCCTGCGCAACGAGTGGTCTGGCGTGCTCACCGGCAAGGGCCTCAGCTTCGGCGGCTCGCTCGCTCGCACCGAGGCTACGGGCTACGGCTTGGTCTACTTCGTCCAGAACCTGCTCGAGGACCACGGTGACTCCCTCGAGGGCAAGACCGTCGTCGCCCACGGCTCCGGCAACGTCGCCATCTATGCGATCCAGAAGGCCCAGCAGCTAGGCGCCAAGGTCGTCGCCTGCTCTGACACCAGGGGCTGGGTCTACGATGGCGAGGGACTCTCCGTCGAGGCCCTCGAGGCCATCTACGCGGCCAAGCGCTCCGGTCACGACAAGGGCGTCAGCCTCGCCAAGTACAGCGAGCATCGCCCTGGCGCCGAGTACCATGCCGAGGACGGCCGCAACGTCTGGAAGGTCCCCTGCGACATCGCGTTGCCCTGCGCCCGCGAGAACACCCTCCTGCTCGAGGACGCCCAGGCGCTCGTCGCCAACGGCTGCAAGGTCGTGGGCGAGGGTGCCAACATGCCGACCACGACCGAGGCGACCGCCTACCTCATCGAGAGCGGAGTCGCGTTCTGCCCTGGCAAGGCTGCCAACGCAGGCGGCGTCGCCGTCTCGGGCCTCGAGATGAGCCAGAACGCCGGTCACATCTCCTGGACCTTCGAGGAGGTCGACGAACGCCTCAAGGGCATCATGGCTTCCATCTACCAGGCCTCGTCCAATGCGGCCAAGGAGTACGGCCACGAGGGCAACCTCGTTCTCGGCGCCAACATCGCAGGCTTCCTCAAGGTGGCGGATGCCATGATGGCCCAAGGCGTCTGCTAGGAAGGCGGCTTCCGGGGAGCTTCCGTCCCCATCCATGCCCGCACGAGCGAAAGGGCCCCGAGACGCGGTCTCGGGGCCCTTCTTCCGTGTGCAGTATGTCCATTCGATAACGCATGTCCAGTAATTCACATAATTGAATCTGAAGAGATTAGAATTCATCCAGACCTTTAACAACGGTACGGAGATACCGGCAAGGCGCCCAAATGAAGACAATCGTCATCGTGTTGGCGTCCGTCCCTGGCGGGCGCCTTTTCACGCGAGGGGTCATATGGGAGGGGAGGACGTGCGTGAACCCATTAGTTGACGGCATGCGCCAGCAGCGGGCGCTGCTGGCGCTCGAGGACGGGACGGTGCTCGAGGGGAGGTCGTGCGGCGCTCGTGGCGAGGCCTTCGGCGAGATCGTCTTCAACACCTCCATGACGGGCTATCAGGAGATCGTGAGTGACCCCAGCTATGCCGGGCAGATCGTCACGCTGACCTATCCCCAGGTCGGAAACTATGGCGTCAACGAGGGGTGCATGCAGTCGGGTTCGCCCCGGCTGCGTGCGCTGGTCGTCCGGGACATGTGCCATGCCCCCAGCAACTGGTCCAGCCAGACGAGCCTGCCCGACTTCCTGTGCGGGCACGGCGTCGTCGCCATGGAGGGTGTCGACACGCGCGCGCTGACGCTGCGAATACGCTCTGCGGGTGCCATGCGCGCGTGCGTCTCGACCATGGACCTTGACGGAGAGCGGCTCGTCTCCCGGGTCGTGGCGTCACCGTCCATCTCGGTCCATAACTTCGTGCCGGACGTCTCGACGCCCACGCCCTACGTCGTGGATGCGGCGGGTCCCCTCCGCTTCAGGGTCGTGGCGCTTGACTGCGGGGAGAAGCGCGGCATAACGGATGGCCTGGCTGCCCAGGGCTGTGAGGTCATCGTCATGCCGTGGGACGCGTCTTGCGAGCGCGTGCTGGCCGAGCGCCCGGACGGCGTGTTCGTCTCGAACGGGCCGGGGGACCCCACCCGGGTGGCGGTCACGAGGCACACGGTGTCCCAGCTCCTGGGCAGGCTGCCCGTCTTCGGCATCTGCCTGGGACACCAGCTTATGTCGCTTGCCGCGGGAGGCCAGATCGAGAAGCTGCCCTTCGGCCATCACGGTGGCAACGAGCCGGTCATGAACCTCCTGACCGGCAAGGTAGAGGTCACGGCGCAGAACCATGGCTTCGGGCTCGTGTTCCCCAGCCTGGGCGCCCTCGTCGGCGAGCTTTCGGGCGGGGAGACGGACCATCCCCGCGACCTGCGCCATTGGTGCGAGCGACGGCTGGCGCCCGTCGTCCTGACCTCCCGCCTCGGCCGCGTGCGCCTCACGCACGTGAACCTCAACGACGGCACGCCCGAGGGCATGCAGTTTCTGGACGTTCCCGCCTTCAGTGTCCAGTATCACCCGGAGGCCAGTCCCGGCCCGCATGATGCGGCCTACCTCTTCAGGGCGTTCGCACGCCTCATGGAGGGGCGCGACGACTATCTTGCCATCGACGTGCACGAGGGGAGGCGCTTCTGATGCCGAGGCGCGAGGACATCGAGAAGATCCTGGTCATCGGCTCTGGACCCATCGTCATCGGCCAGGCCTGCGAGTTCGACTACTCGGGCACCCAGGCCTGCCGCGCCCTGCGCGCCGCAGGCCTCTCGGTCGTGCTCGTGAACTCGAACCCCGCGACGATCATGACCGACCCGGACACCGCGGACAGGACCTACGTCGAGCCCATCACCCTCGACGCGGTGCGTCGCGTCATCGAGCGCGAACGGCCCGACGCCCTGCTGCCCAACATGGGCGGACAGACGGCGCTCAACTGCGCCGTCGCCCTGGGCGAGGCGGGCGTACTCGACGAGTTCGGCATCGAGGTCATCGGCTGCGACCTTGACTCCATCAGGCGGGGCGAGGACCGCGAGCTCTTTGCGGCGGCGATGGCGGACCTCGGCCTCGAGGTGGCACGCGCCGGTAGCGCCCACAGCATGCAGGATGCCCGTCGCATCGTCTCTGAGGTGGGATTTCCCGTGGTCATACGCCCGTCGTTCACGCTGGGTGGCGCAGGCGGCGGCATCGCCCGCGACCAGGGGGAGCTCGAGCGCATCGTCTCGCAGGGGCTTGCGCTCTCGCCTGAGCACGAGGTGCTCGTAGAGGAGTCCATCGAGGGCTGGAAGGAGATCGAGATGGAGGTCATGCGCGACGTTGCCGGCAACGGCATCGTCGTGTGCTCCATCGAGAACCTCGACCCCATGGGCGTTCACACCGGCGACTCCATCACGGTGGCGCCCGCCCAGACCCTGACCGACGCGGAGCTGCAGCGCCTGAGGGACTACTCCCTCGCCATCCTCGAGCGCATCGGCGTCGCGACGGGAGGGTCCAACGTGCAGTTCGCCGTCGACCCCAAGGACGGTCGCGTCATAGTCGTCGAGATGAATCCCCGCGTCAGCCGCTCCTCGGCGCTTGCGTCAAAGGCGACGGGGTTCCCGATAGCGAAGGTGGCTGCCCTCCTCGCCGTGGGCTACACCCTCGACGAGGTGGCCAACGACATCACCGGAGCCACGCCGGCCTGCTTCGAGCCCTCCATCGACTACTGCGTCGTGAAGGTGCCGCGCTTCGCCTTCGAGAAGTTCAAGGGCGCCAGCGAGGAGCTCACCACGCGCATGAAGAGCGTAGGTGAGGCGATGGCCATAGGTCGCTGCTTCGAGGAGGCCCTCCAGAAGGCCCTGCGTTCGCTCGAGCAGGGCAGGGCGGGACTTGGCGCCGACGCCCACGACGGCTTCGACGAGGACCGATTCGACGAGCTGGTCGCGCGCCCCACGCCCGAACGCATCTTCTACGTCGCCGAGGCACTCCGTCGCGGGTGGTCGGTCGCGCGCCTGCACGAGGTGACGGGCATCGACCCCTGGTACCTCTTTCGCATTGCGGACATCGTCCGCGCGCAGCGTACCCTTGCCGAGGACGGCCTCGCGGGCCTCGACGCGGAGCGTCTGCTCGCCGCGAAGCAGCTGGGCCTCTCGGACGTGCAGATCGCCCACCTCACGGGGTCGAGGGAGGAGGTCGTGCGGGCACTGCGCGAGGTGCTGGGCGTCCGTGCCGTCGTGAAGACGGTGGACACGTGTGCCGGGGAGTTCTCTGCAAGTACCGACTACCACTATCTGACCTACGAGTGCGGGGGCGTCACCGAGGCGCATGAGGCCTCCAGGCCACGCGCCCTGATCCTCTCGGCGGGACCCAACCGCATAGGCCAGGGCATCGAGTTCGACTACTGCTGCGTCCATGCCGCACGGGCCCTGCACGAGCGTGGCTTCGAGACGGTCATGGTCAACTGCAACCCCGAGACCGTCTCCACAGACTACGACAGCTCGGACAGGCTCTACTTCCAGCCGCTCACCTTCGAGGACGTGATGGACGTCATCGAGGTGGAGCGCCCCGCCGGCGTCGTCGTGGCGCTGGGCGGGCAGACGCCCATCAAGCTGGCCCGCGACCTGGAGGCGGCAGGCGTGCCCATCATGGGCACGAGCCCCGATGCCATCGACCTGGCCGAGGACCGCGACCGCTTTGCGGCCCTGCTCGACCGCCTGCGCATATCCTATCCGCCCTCGTCCGTGGCGCGGACGCAGCAGGAGGCCGCGGAGGTCGCCCGGCGCATCGGCTACCCGCTGGTCATCCGCCCGAGCTACGTGCTGGGGGGTCGCGGCATGGGCATCGTCTACGGCGACGAGGACCTTGCCGCCTACATGGCCTCGGCCACGCATGTCACGCCCGAGCGACCGGTCTACCTCGACGCCTTCCTCGAGGACGCCATCGAGCTCGACG belongs to Olsenella uli DSM 7084 and includes:
- the gdhA gene encoding NADP-specific glutamate dehydrogenase; translated protein: MNYSQRVMAELRERYADQPEFIQAADEVLETLQPALDAHPEFEEGALLERIVEPERIVMFRVPWVDDKGKVQVNRGYRVEYNSALGPYKGGLRFNPTVSLGMLKFLGFEQIFKNSLTTLPMGGGKGGSDFDPKGKSNMEIMRFCQSFMTELQRHVGPNTDVPAGDLGVGGREIGYLFGQYKRLRNEWSGVLTGKGLSFGGSLARTEATGYGLVYFVQNLLEDHGDSLEGKTVVAHGSGNVAIYAIQKAQQLGAKVVACSDTRGWVYDGEGLSVEALEAIYAAKRSGHDKGVSLAKYSEHRPGAEYHAEDGRNVWKVPCDIALPCARENTLLLEDAQALVANGCKVVGEGANMPTTTEATAYLIESGVAFCPGKAANAGGVAVSGLEMSQNAGHISWTFEEVDERLKGIMASIYQASSNAAKEYGHEGNLVLGANIAGFLKVADAMMAQGVC
- the carA gene encoding glutamine-hydrolyzing carbamoyl-phosphate synthase small subunit, with translation MNPLVDGMRQQRALLALEDGTVLEGRSCGARGEAFGEIVFNTSMTGYQEIVSDPSYAGQIVTLTYPQVGNYGVNEGCMQSGSPRLRALVVRDMCHAPSNWSSQTSLPDFLCGHGVVAMEGVDTRALTLRIRSAGAMRACVSTMDLDGERLVSRVVASPSISVHNFVPDVSTPTPYVVDAAGPLRFRVVALDCGEKRGITDGLAAQGCEVIVMPWDASCERVLAERPDGVFVSNGPGDPTRVAVTRHTVSQLLGRLPVFGICLGHQLMSLAAGGQIEKLPFGHHGGNEPVMNLLTGKVEVTAQNHGFGLVFPSLGALVGELSGGETDHPRDLRHWCERRLAPVVLTSRLGRVRLTHVNLNDGTPEGMQFLDVPAFSVQYHPEASPGPHDAAYLFRAFARLMEGRDDYLAIDVHEGRRF
- the carB gene encoding carbamoyl-phosphate synthase large subunit, with the protein product MPRREDIEKILVIGSGPIVIGQACEFDYSGTQACRALRAAGLSVVLVNSNPATIMTDPDTADRTYVEPITLDAVRRVIERERPDALLPNMGGQTALNCAVALGEAGVLDEFGIEVIGCDLDSIRRGEDRELFAAAMADLGLEVARAGSAHSMQDARRIVSEVGFPVVIRPSFTLGGAGGGIARDQGELERIVSQGLALSPEHEVLVEESIEGWKEIEMEVMRDVAGNGIVVCSIENLDPMGVHTGDSITVAPAQTLTDAELQRLRDYSLAILERIGVATGGSNVQFAVDPKDGRVIVVEMNPRVSRSSALASKATGFPIAKVAALLAVGYTLDEVANDITGATPACFEPSIDYCVVKVPRFAFEKFKGASEELTTRMKSVGEAMAIGRCFEEALQKALRSLEQGRAGLGADAHDGFDEDRFDELVARPTPERIFYVAEALRRGWSVARLHEVTGIDPWYLFRIADIVRAQRTLAEDGLAGLDAERLLAAKQLGLSDVQIAHLTGSREEVVRALREVLGVRAVVKTVDTCAGEFSASTDYHYLTYECGGVTEAHEASRPRALILSAGPNRIGQGIEFDYCCVHAARALHERGFETVMVNCNPETVSTDYDSSDRLYFQPLTFEDVMDVIEVERPAGVVVALGGQTPIKLARDLEAAGVPIMGTSPDAIDLAEDRDRFAALLDRLRISYPPSSVARTQQEAAEVARRIGYPLVIRPSYVLGGRGMGIVYGDEDLAAYMASATHVTPERPVYLDAFLEDAIELDVDALADGRECYVGSVLEHIEECGIHSGDSACCWPPFSLSDAIVGRVRDTTRRLALACGIHGPLNVQFAIRDEQVFVIELNPRASRTVPFSSKATTVPLAQCAARIMAGETIESLRLEGILPSEGCGAGYFAVKEAVMPWSRFPGADSVLGPEMKSTGEVMGIARTFPEAYAKTRQAIDYAMPEDGTVFVSVCDRDKRAIAPVALALEGLGYDIVATPGTAKTLRAAGIACEVVSRIADGHPNAVDLMEEGKVSFIINTPHGRASRGDGARLRGEAVRRGITCVTALSATIALVQALTASRRREGEVFALQDLA